The following are from one region of the Halomonas qaidamensis genome:
- a CDS encoding DUF349 domain-containing protein, translating into MHGLLRRLFAPRWQHPDPEVRLKALDQLDPQQPEQQLALKQLAQDNDSTIQLAALLALDDLTELVNALPKHHQDEAWFNAICQRLCGTQGHTDLQKRQAIVAELSEPRLLNAIALQGDNLNLRLTALEQLTDENDLVHQACHNGVAAVRHQAAQRIESEESLKKLLKEARRDRQVIRHAREKLTQLRNDAEWLAEQQAQREHLLAQLEQHARAPWEPLYGGRFRHLEREWQRLSHPPSVDQEQRFHQALLSCRKTLHHHETQEQARLQSIAHREEIERTRDQLLEGIEETLEGLTHAEQLTVQDIDSLRAQRQLLSQRWQSLSDQHPPGDTTQQRYSNALKRYEACMEAWQRWQAVSSDIETAIANQDNAAVAKYVKQCAWPKHLTPPALLTHAKALKVADDASKPSPAATLNALSADVDNFEHLLERGAFKSASRLYQRLKPSVEELTGEEAKPLKARVKQLSARLAELRDWRGFVAGPKREQLCASIEALADDHHMAEAALDRHHRQLVKEWKSLGDAAANREQSARFRAASDRIHERLASWREQLNQERDANLKGREALCEQLETLLDQPAEDADPDILREIRDKARHQWRHYSPVPRDQSETVGRRFGAIRHRLQALIDQRAEQIASQKRLLIEQAKRLLDDTEQPLAARITHTKQLQQQWRALGRAPKGEEQALWKAFRHTCDQLFAQRDAHKHEQAARQQQTLDQLQILIDEMDSWQPTQAKESATLDTYLNSISQLEPLPRNRRSDGMQRRLSGIIRAKRERLSRLEIAHTVQQWQTALPLINAHLAADQQALAGEQPHAIDAKEVLSEGLPTIFTEAHQQRNHARLTTSIPLSAEKHAELEDSLARLRVHLSLLALGSVKQRDEPLRLAIQVERLNEGINNERNRSDEIIDILASLMALGPMPDPLWRKEAEEFNHLFNHLARVPHP; encoded by the coding sequence ATGCACGGACTGTTAAGACGCCTGTTCGCTCCTCGGTGGCAACACCCAGATCCCGAGGTGCGTCTCAAGGCACTCGACCAGCTTGACCCGCAACAACCAGAACAGCAACTCGCGCTAAAACAACTAGCGCAGGATAACGACAGCACTATCCAACTTGCTGCCCTACTGGCCCTTGATGACTTAACGGAGCTCGTCAACGCGCTGCCGAAGCATCATCAAGATGAGGCTTGGTTTAATGCTATTTGCCAGCGCCTATGCGGCACTCAGGGACACACCGATCTGCAAAAACGGCAGGCCATCGTGGCAGAACTATCGGAGCCACGCCTGCTTAACGCAATAGCGCTTCAGGGAGATAATCTCAATCTGCGGCTCACCGCATTAGAACAATTAACCGATGAGAACGACCTTGTTCATCAAGCCTGCCATAATGGCGTGGCCGCAGTGCGCCATCAAGCGGCCCAACGTATAGAAAGTGAGGAGAGCCTCAAAAAACTGCTAAAGGAAGCACGGCGTGACCGTCAAGTCATTCGTCACGCACGAGAAAAGCTCACCCAGTTGCGCAATGATGCGGAGTGGCTAGCGGAACAGCAGGCACAGCGAGAACATCTGCTCGCCCAGCTTGAGCAGCACGCCAGGGCACCTTGGGAACCCTTGTATGGCGGCCGTTTCCGTCATTTAGAGCGGGAATGGCAGCGTCTTTCTCATCCACCTAGCGTGGATCAGGAGCAGCGCTTCCATCAAGCATTACTCAGCTGTCGAAAAACACTGCACCATCATGAGACACAAGAACAAGCGCGCCTACAGAGTATTGCTCATCGTGAAGAGATCGAGCGTACCCGTGACCAATTGCTAGAAGGCATTGAAGAAACGTTAGAAGGACTAACCCATGCAGAGCAACTCACGGTTCAAGATATCGATAGTTTGCGGGCGCAGCGCCAACTATTAAGCCAACGCTGGCAATCCCTATCAGACCAACACCCACCAGGCGACACCACCCAGCAACGCTATAGTAACGCACTGAAACGCTACGAAGCGTGCATGGAAGCATGGCAGCGCTGGCAGGCCGTTAGCTCAGACATAGAAACAGCCATTGCCAATCAAGATAATGCAGCCGTTGCCAAGTACGTCAAGCAGTGCGCTTGGCCTAAGCACTTAACGCCGCCGGCACTACTGACACATGCAAAAGCATTAAAAGTTGCTGACGACGCTAGCAAGCCCAGTCCAGCCGCGACACTTAATGCGCTCAGCGCCGACGTGGACAATTTTGAGCACTTGCTAGAACGCGGCGCCTTCAAGAGCGCCAGCCGCCTCTATCAACGTCTCAAGCCATCGGTTGAGGAACTAACGGGTGAAGAAGCCAAGCCGCTAAAAGCACGCGTGAAACAGCTAAGCGCACGGTTAGCAGAACTGCGTGATTGGCGCGGCTTTGTGGCCGGCCCTAAACGCGAGCAGCTCTGCGCGAGTATTGAAGCACTGGCTGACGATCACCACATGGCGGAAGCTGCTTTAGATCGCCATCATCGCCAGTTGGTAAAAGAGTGGAAATCCCTCGGCGACGCCGCTGCTAACCGCGAACAGTCGGCACGCTTTCGCGCAGCCTCTGACCGCATTCATGAACGACTGGCTTCCTGGCGAGAACAGCTGAATCAAGAGCGTGACGCCAACCTTAAAGGCCGTGAAGCGCTGTGCGAACAGCTTGAAACACTGCTTGATCAGCCCGCAGAAGATGCCGACCCTGACATATTGCGCGAAATCCGAGACAAAGCCCGCCATCAGTGGCGCCACTACTCCCCGGTGCCGCGAGATCAGTCAGAAACCGTTGGCCGTCGCTTTGGCGCCATTCGTCATCGTCTTCAAGCGCTGATTGACCAGCGAGCGGAACAGATCGCTAGCCAAAAGCGCCTGCTTATCGAACAAGCGAAACGCTTACTAGACGACACCGAGCAGCCCTTGGCTGCCCGCATTACGCATACAAAACAGCTACAGCAGCAGTGGCGTGCACTAGGCCGCGCCCCTAAAGGCGAAGAACAAGCTCTATGGAAAGCCTTCCGTCATACCTGCGACCAGTTATTTGCTCAGCGTGACGCCCACAAGCATGAGCAGGCAGCGCGACAGCAGCAAACACTTGATCAACTGCAAATACTGATTGACGAAATGGATAGCTGGCAGCCGACCCAAGCTAAAGAGTCTGCGACCCTTGACACCTACCTCAACAGCATTAGCCAGCTTGAACCGTTGCCGCGTAACCGGCGCAGTGACGGCATGCAGCGCCGTCTCAGCGGTATTATAAGAGCCAAGCGTGAACGTTTAAGCCGTCTGGAAATTGCCCATACCGTGCAACAATGGCAAACCGCGTTACCGCTGATAAATGCCCATCTTGCTGCTGATCAACAAGCGCTGGCTGGCGAACAGCCACACGCAATTGATGCCAAAGAAGTATTGAGCGAGGGGCTGCCCACTATATTTACGGAGGCACATCAACAGCGCAATCATGCACGGCTAACCACCTCAATCCCCCTATCGGCCGAAAAACATGCCGAATTGGAAGATAGCCTGGCGCGTTTAAGAGTGCACTTGTCACTGCTGGCACTTGGCAGTGTCAAACAGCGTGATGAACCACTCAGGTTGGCTATTCAAGTAGAGCGGTTAAATGAGGGAATCAATAACGAACGCAACCGCTCGGATGAGATTATCGATATATTAGCGTCACTAATGGCATTAGGCCCGATGCCTGACCCACTGTGGCGTAAAGAAGCAGAGGAGTTTAATCACCTGTTTAATCACCTCGCAAGGGTGCCTCACCCATAG
- the minE gene encoding cell division topological specificity factor MinE has protein sequence MKLLEFLKRERKKSASVAKERLQIIVAHQRSQRGQPDYMPLLERELLEVIRRYVHVDDDAIQISLDSEDNCSVLELNVTLPKS, from the coding sequence ATGAAACTGCTGGAGTTCTTGAAGCGTGAGCGCAAGAAATCCGCCTCGGTGGCCAAAGAACGATTACAAATCATCGTGGCGCATCAGCGTAGTCAGCGTGGTCAGCCTGACTATATGCCGCTGCTTGAGCGCGAACTGCTAGAAGTTATTCGTCGTTATGTCCATGTTGATGACGACGCAATTCAAATTTCGCTTGATAGTGAAGATAATTGCTCAGTGTTGGAGCTAAACGTAACGCTGCCGAAAAGCTGA
- the cas2 gene encoding CRISPR-associated endonuclease Cas2, which translates to MSQPQWQLVVYDIRHEKRLRRVHQLLQRCAFALQASVFAWHGDYRQLQCLKKELARLIDPKEDDVRGYPLLSDHGIIWWGKTPLPEGLHVEGFPTLEHRKHFGQDDGLAH; encoded by the coding sequence ATGAGCCAACCACAGTGGCAATTGGTAGTGTACGATATTCGTCATGAAAAACGTCTACGCCGAGTACACCAGCTGCTTCAACGCTGTGCGTTTGCGCTGCAGGCATCCGTATTTGCCTGGCATGGTGATTATCGCCAACTGCAGTGTCTTAAAAAAGAGCTGGCTAGGCTCATCGACCCGAAAGAAGACGACGTTCGCGGCTATCCGCTACTTTCGGATCACGGCATTATCTGGTGGGGCAAAACACCGCTGCCCGAAGGGTTACATGTGGAGGGGTTTCCAACGCTTGAGCATCGTAAACATTTCGGGCAAGATGATGGCTTGGCCCATTAA
- a CDS encoding lysozyme inhibitor LprI family protein has product MQQAISTLDMVTCISNEYEHQDQRLNDNYQQLRHQLSSERRDQLLTAQRAWITYKEANCGFYADPEGGTMARISANSCLLNETTQRADELENLMRP; this is encoded by the coding sequence ATGCAGCAAGCCATTAGCACGCTCGATATGGTCACCTGCATATCGAACGAATATGAGCATCAAGATCAGAGGCTCAATGATAACTACCAGCAGCTTCGTCACCAGTTGAGCAGTGAACGGCGCGACCAGTTGCTCACCGCCCAACGGGCATGGATTACATACAAAGAAGCTAATTGTGGTTTCTATGCCGACCCAGAAGGAGGAACAATGGCACGCATCAGCGCCAATTCATGCTTGCTCAACGAAACCACCCAACGAGCGGATGAACTGGAAAATTTGATGCGCCCCTAA
- the minD gene encoding septum site-determining protein MinD, which produces MAKIIVVTSGKGGVGKTTSAAAISTGLALRGKKTVVIDFDVGLRNLDLIMGCERRVVYDLVNVIQGEAGLNQALIRDKRVENLFILPASQTRDKDALTQDGVERILEQLKQDFDFILCDSPAGIERGAQLAMYFADEAIVVTNPEVSSVRDSDRILGLLGSKTRRAEQSLDPVKEHLLITRYNPSRVTSGDMLTLDDIREILAIDLLGLIPESEAVLRASNQGVPVTHDDSSDAGQAYLDTVSRLLGEEMPLRFHEMQRKGLLSRMFGGSRR; this is translated from the coding sequence TTGGCCAAAATTATTGTAGTGACCTCCGGCAAAGGGGGGGTTGGTAAAACCACCAGTGCTGCTGCCATTTCAACAGGACTTGCCCTGCGTGGTAAAAAAACCGTGGTTATTGATTTCGATGTCGGTTTGCGAAATCTTGATCTGATCATGGGGTGCGAGCGCCGCGTTGTTTATGACTTGGTGAATGTCATTCAGGGCGAAGCCGGTCTTAATCAGGCACTGATACGCGATAAACGCGTTGAAAACCTATTTATTCTGCCCGCCTCGCAGACCCGTGATAAAGACGCACTAACACAAGACGGTGTTGAGCGAATACTGGAACAGCTCAAGCAAGATTTTGACTTTATCTTGTGCGACTCCCCGGCGGGTATTGAGCGAGGCGCGCAGCTCGCCATGTATTTTGCCGATGAGGCGATTGTGGTGACCAATCCTGAGGTTTCCTCAGTACGTGACTCTGACCGTATTTTAGGATTGCTTGGTTCCAAGACGCGGCGCGCTGAACAAAGTTTGGACCCTGTTAAAGAACATCTGCTTATTACCCGTTATAACCCTTCCCGTGTTACCTCGGGGGATATGTTAACGCTTGATGATATTCGTGAAATTCTTGCCATTGACTTGCTCGGACTGATTCCTGAATCCGAAGCGGTACTGCGTGCATCGAATCAGGGGGTGCCCGTGACCCATGATGATTCGAGCGATGCTGGGCAAGCATATCTCGATACTGTCTCGCGATTGTTAGGGGAGGAAATGCCATTACGTTTCCATGAAATGCAGCGTAAAGGCTTGCTAAGCCGCATGTTTGGGGGTAGTCGTCGATGA
- the csm6 gene encoding CRISPR-associated ring nuclease Csm6: MALTLLAVTGMTPQVITETLFGLHRQRSPWPEKLHIITTRVGEGVLSRSLFEEGKLNALCDELEMPRYTPGQVVINVVPDADGKPVDDARTLADHEALADFIMQIVRELTADEKTTLHASIAGGRKTMTFYLGYAMSLFGRPEDRMSHVLVGAGYESHPDFFFPTRTSQMIVGRDGQPLDMAEAIVSLADIPFIRQRDQLPNMLQQRGEPMSFRHLVDLINLGAQPHRLSIRLNGSEQTLNILADGQYIHSLTFSGLFDWCWYETVARATQEEDGALRRHTPEGEENSAYLGHAVMARLAVHLGLPYDAERDLRPQVEEWLKHHEAVLEGARIRPSDFSANMLRGLDVSQATNRIKRRLKAELPEGIASRISPGLYFDDAGQKHSRTRKGGGYALNIMPEQVLLC, translated from the coding sequence ATGGCGCTTACCCTGCTCGCGGTTACTGGTATGACTCCGCAAGTCATCACTGAGACACTTTTTGGCCTGCATCGTCAGCGCAGTCCATGGCCTGAAAAGCTGCATATCATCACCACGCGAGTAGGTGAGGGAGTGCTATCGCGCAGCCTATTTGAAGAAGGCAAGCTGAACGCTCTGTGTGATGAGCTTGAAATGCCACGGTATACCCCTGGGCAAGTTGTGATTAATGTGGTGCCGGATGCTGACGGTAAGCCGGTAGACGATGCTCGTACACTCGCCGATCATGAGGCGCTAGCGGATTTCATTATGCAGATCGTGCGCGAGCTGACTGCCGATGAAAAGACCACGTTGCATGCGTCGATTGCGGGTGGACGTAAGACCATGACGTTTTATTTGGGCTACGCAATGAGCCTGTTTGGGCGGCCTGAAGACAGGATGTCGCATGTGTTGGTGGGGGCTGGCTACGAAAGTCACCCTGACTTCTTTTTTCCAACACGTACGTCTCAAATGATTGTAGGCCGTGATGGGCAGCCGCTGGATATGGCAGAAGCCATTGTCAGCCTTGCGGATATTCCCTTTATCCGACAGCGTGATCAATTGCCTAATATGCTCCAGCAGCGTGGCGAACCCATGAGTTTTCGTCACTTAGTTGATTTAATTAACTTAGGTGCTCAGCCGCATCGTTTGAGTATTCGTTTGAACGGCTCCGAGCAAACGCTAAACATTCTTGCTGATGGTCAGTATATCCATTCATTAACCTTCAGCGGGCTGTTTGACTGGTGCTGGTATGAAACCGTGGCTCGCGCTACTCAAGAAGAGGATGGCGCGCTGCGTCGTCATACGCCAGAAGGCGAAGAGAATAGTGCTTATTTAGGGCATGCGGTGATGGCACGGCTGGCGGTGCATTTGGGACTGCCTTACGATGCGGAGCGTGATCTGCGACCGCAGGTGGAGGAGTGGTTAAAGCATCATGAAGCAGTGTTAGAGGGCGCTCGCATACGTCCGTCTGATTTCTCTGCGAATATGTTGCGTGGGTTAGATGTTAGCCAAGCGACTAACCGCATCAAACGGCGCTTAAAGGCGGAGCTGCCTGAGGGTATTGCCTCGCGTATTTCTCCAGGATTGTATTTTGACGATGCAGGTCAAAAGCACTCACGCACACGCAAGGGAGGCGGGTACGCTTTGAATATAATGCCGGAGCAGGTTTTACTCTGTTAA
- the minC gene encoding septum site-determining protein MinC, with amino-acid sequence MSLNANSADIAFTFKGGMLPMTVMELSSADPEHIRCQLAGKLSQSPAFFQHTPVVLSVEKLDEPHLALERICAVCRDHKLLPVAVRGGAEPVRQSAWALGLGWFAPVEEGRNRVLESVGSSADPSASVGKKAPSVEQDASGAIATRLFRGTVRSGQQVSASEGDLVVIGAVNAGAEVLAAGSIHVYGALRGRALAGIHGNTHAGIYCRELEAELLSVAGNYKRLEDIDSQLLGRAVEVHFAKEQLEIKPLG; translated from the coding sequence ATGAGCCTCAACGCCAATAGTGCCGACATTGCCTTCACCTTTAAAGGTGGCATGCTGCCAATGACCGTCATGGAATTGAGCAGCGCTGACCCAGAGCATATACGGTGTCAGCTAGCTGGCAAGTTGTCACAATCTCCCGCCTTCTTTCAGCATACACCGGTTGTGCTAAGCGTGGAAAAACTCGATGAACCTCACTTAGCGCTTGAGCGCATTTGTGCGGTGTGTCGCGATCACAAATTGCTTCCCGTTGCGGTACGGGGCGGTGCGGAGCCAGTACGTCAATCTGCTTGGGCATTAGGGCTTGGTTGGTTTGCCCCCGTTGAAGAGGGGCGAAATAGGGTGTTGGAGAGCGTTGGTTCTTCAGCAGACCCCAGTGCCTCAGTAGGAAAAAAAGCGCCGTCTGTTGAGCAAGATGCCAGCGGGGCGATAGCAACACGCTTATTTCGTGGAACAGTTCGCTCTGGCCAGCAAGTAAGTGCGTCAGAGGGGGATCTGGTGGTGATCGGCGCAGTCAATGCGGGAGCTGAAGTATTGGCGGCCGGTAGTATTCACGTTTATGGTGCGCTCCGTGGCCGTGCTTTAGCGGGTATCCACGGCAATACCCACGCGGGCATCTATTGCCGAGAGCTAGAAGCAGAGCTTCTTTCTGTAGCAGGTAACTATAAACGCTTAGAAGACATCGACTCTCAGTTACTTGGTCGTGCGGTTGAAGTGCATTTTGCTAAAGAGCAGTTGGAAATCAAGCCGCTGGGATAG
- the cas1 gene encoding CRISPR-associated endonuclease Cas1 — translation MHLTAWLVAYDIHDFIVVNERYADRGFSLYADHLQQAHRRSVQYHWQSTSVSRLSWSRHVVSHKLKVAISLLRGRGQAADALAVSMANSARQALTAPNEAMLRGCEGGAQKALFNYWRQQLSPSLGFTQRKRRPPPDPVNAMLSLSYMLAYEESVRQLKQVGLDPSLGCYHRLVSGRKSLACDLMEPLRPRIEAWVITLFAEGTLNGRHFSPPDERGCWLGKEGRKLYYAHLDGAQRQWRRYLAGYARVLARTVDQHTLPEEPA, via the coding sequence ATGCACTTAACCGCATGGTTAGTAGCTTATGACATTCATGATTTCATTGTGGTCAACGAGCGCTATGCCGACCGCGGGTTTTCTCTCTATGCAGATCACCTTCAGCAAGCTCATCGCCGCAGCGTGCAATACCACTGGCAATCAACTAGCGTCAGCCGCCTTTCCTGGTCGCGTCATGTCGTTAGCCATAAATTAAAGGTGGCGATTTCACTGTTACGCGGACGAGGTCAAGCGGCAGATGCGCTGGCTGTTTCCATGGCAAACAGCGCAAGACAAGCGCTAACCGCACCTAACGAAGCAATGCTGCGTGGCTGTGAAGGTGGTGCGCAAAAAGCACTGTTTAACTATTGGCGCCAACAGCTTTCGCCCTCTCTCGGATTTACTCAACGTAAACGTCGACCGCCGCCTGACCCTGTCAATGCCATGCTGTCACTCAGCTACATGCTGGCTTACGAAGAGAGCGTGAGACAACTCAAACAGGTAGGTTTAGACCCCTCTTTAGGTTGCTACCACCGCTTGGTTAGCGGGCGAAAATCACTTGCTTGCGACTTAATGGAGCCGCTACGACCGCGTATTGAAGCATGGGTTATCACACTGTTTGCCGAAGGCACCCTCAACGGGCGCCACTTTTCCCCACCGGACGAGCGAGGCTGCTGGCTAGGCAAGGAAGGGCGTAAACTTTATTACGCGCATTTGGATGGCGCCCAACGGCAGTGGCGCCGCTACCTAGCGGGCTATGCTCGTGTACTAGCCCGCACAGTGGACCAACATACACTGCCGGAGGAACCCGCATGA
- the phbB gene encoding acetoacetyl-CoA reductase, with amino-acid sequence MANQVPVAWVTGGTGGIGTSICHSLADAGYLVVAGYHNPEKAKTWLEAQKAAGYDNIALSGVDLSDHNACLEGAREIHEKHGPISVLVNCAGITRDGTMKKMSYEQWHQVIDTNLNSVFNTCRSVIEMMLEQGYGRIINISSINGRKGQFGQVNYAAAKAGMHGLTMSLAQETATKGITVNTVSPGYIATDMIMKIPEQVREAIRETIPVKRYGTPEEIGRLVTFLADKESGFITGANIDINGGQFMG; translated from the coding sequence ATGGCTAATCAAGTCCCCGTCGCCTGGGTAACCGGTGGAACTGGTGGAATCGGAACGTCAATTTGTCATTCGTTGGCGGATGCGGGTTATTTGGTGGTGGCGGGATATCATAATCCCGAAAAAGCCAAAACCTGGCTGGAAGCTCAGAAAGCCGCCGGTTATGACAACATTGCGTTATCGGGTGTTGATCTTTCCGACCATAATGCCTGCTTGGAAGGTGCCCGCGAAATTCATGAAAAGCATGGGCCGATCAGTGTGTTGGTCAACTGTGCTGGTATTACTCGTGATGGCACTATGAAGAAGATGTCCTATGAGCAGTGGCATCAAGTAATTGATACCAACCTTAATAGCGTCTTCAATACATGCCGCAGTGTGATTGAGATGATGCTGGAGCAAGGTTATGGGCGCATCATCAATATTTCTTCTATCAATGGGCGTAAAGGTCAGTTTGGGCAGGTGAACTATGCAGCTGCTAAAGCGGGCATGCATGGGTTAACCATGTCGTTGGCGCAAGAAACTGCAACCAAAGGCATTACCGTCAATACGGTATCGCCTGGTTATATTGCGACCGATATGATTATGAAAATTCCTGAGCAGGTGCGTGAAGCCATTCGTGAAACCATTCCAGTGAAGCGTTATGGCACGCCAGAGGAAATCGGTCGGCTGGTAACGTTCCTGGCAGATAAAGAGTCTGGCTTTATTACCGGCGCGAATATTGACATTAACGGTGGTCAATTCATGGGCTAA